A portion of the Candidatus Dadabacteria bacterium genome contains these proteins:
- a CDS encoding dihydroorotase has translation MKILIKGARIVDPASSRDGSKTGRIFIEGGLIRKPPPRAEKLPGIKVIDGRGMVAAPGLVDMHVHLREPGFEHKETIKTGTLSAVAGGFTAVACMPNTRPVNDNAAVTQYILMKARTEGSARVFPIGAITKNEEGKSMADIGEMCEAGCVAISDDGFPVVDSAILRRAMEYAKPFGVPVISHCEDMSLSADGVMNEGYVSNLMGLRGIPAESEEICVSRDITLSRLTGAPLHIAHVSAAGSVAAVRRAKKEGVRVTAEATPHHFTLSDEAVRGYKTNAKMNPPLRTQKDINAIWKGLADGTIDAIATDHAPHSHDEKNVEFDKAPFGIVGLETALSLSLRLVDEGVLSLSGMVEKMSTVPALILGTGGGMLKEGAPADVVVFDPEEERVINAEGFYSKGRSTPFDGWKMKGVVKWTIVGGVVKFSSE, from the coding sequence GTGAAGATACTCATCAAAGGGGCGAGAATAGTTGACCCCGCTTCAAGCCGGGACGGAAGCAAAACGGGGCGGATTTTTATTGAGGGCGGCTTGATCCGCAAACCTCCGCCGCGCGCGGAAAAACTTCCCGGCATAAAGGTCATAGACGGGCGCGGCATGGTTGCGGCTCCGGGCTTGGTTGACATGCACGTCCACTTGCGCGAGCCGGGTTTTGAGCACAAGGAGACCATAAAGACGGGAACTTTGAGCGCGGTTGCCGGAGGGTTTACCGCCGTTGCGTGCATGCCCAACACCAGGCCCGTCAATGACAATGCGGCGGTAACTCAATACATTCTGATGAAGGCGAGAACGGAGGGTTCGGCGCGGGTTTTTCCCATAGGGGCGATCACGAAAAACGAGGAAGGGAAATCCATGGCGGACATCGGGGAAATGTGTGAAGCCGGTTGTGTGGCCATATCGGATGACGGTTTTCCCGTGGTTGATTCCGCAATTTTGCGGCGTGCGATGGAATATGCAAAACCGTTTGGCGTTCCCGTCATATCGCACTGTGAAGACATGTCGCTTTCCGCGGACGGTGTGATGAACGAGGGGTATGTGTCAAACCTGATGGGTCTCAGGGGCATACCGGCGGAGTCCGAGGAAATCTGTGTTTCCAGAGACATCACGTTGTCGCGCCTGACCGGCGCACCTTTGCACATTGCGCATGTTTCGGCGGCGGGTTCGGTTGCCGCTGTCCGGCGGGCGAAAAAGGAGGGTGTCAGGGTAACGGCCGAGGCGACGCCGCATCATTTCACGCTTTCGGACGAAGCCGTGCGGGGTTACAAAACAAACGCGAAAATGAACCCGCCGCTCCGGACGCAAAAAGATATAAACGCGATTTGGAAGGGGCTTGCGGACGGGACAATAGACGCGATTGCCACTGACCACGCCCCGCATTCTCATGATGAGAAAAATGTTGAGTTTGACAAAGCGCCTTTTGGAATAGTGGGGCTTGAAACCGCCCTTTCTCTTTCCTTGCGTCTTGTGGATGAGGGGGTTTTGAGCTTGAGCGGGATGGTTGAGAAAATGTCAACCGTTCCGGCGCTTATACTCGGCACGGGAGGGGGAATGCTGAAAGAGGGCGCTCCCGCCGATGTGGTGGTGTTTGACCCTGAAGAGGAGCGGGTGATAAATGCGGAGGGGTTTTATTCCAAAGGGAGAAGCACGCCGTTTGACGGGTGGAAGATGAAGGGTGTGGTGAAATGGACGATTGTTGGCGGGGTGGTGAAGTTTAGTTCGGAATGA
- a CDS encoding aspartate carbamoyltransferase catalytic subunit yields the protein MTGFDKKDLTGIADLSAEEINFILETASSMKESTGGKVKKVPALRGVTVANLFFEPSTRTKASFEIAEKRLSADVLNFSVSQSSVAKGESLLDTAKNLEAMGAEVIVIRHGMSGAPHLLARQIGVSVVNAGDGANEHPSQALLDMLTIRRAKGRIKGLRVVIVGDILNSRVARSNIHALLKLGASVGIAGPCSMLPAEFSAMGVDIFHSMEEALPGADVVIMLRVQSERESDRYFPSLREYFKFFGLTEERIKLAPPGLAVLHPGPINRGVELTSQVAYGPGSEVLEQVANGISVRMAILYLLCARRSGGNS from the coding sequence ATGACCGGTTTTGACAAAAAAGATTTGACGGGAATAGCGGACCTTTCGGCGGAGGAAATCAACTTTATTCTTGAGACCGCGTCTTCAATGAAGGAGTCCACCGGGGGCAAGGTGAAGAAAGTTCCCGCGCTCAGGGGAGTAACGGTCGCAAACCTTTTCTTTGAGCCGAGCACGCGCACCAAGGCGTCATTTGAAATTGCGGAGAAACGGCTGAGCGCCGATGTGTTGAACTTTTCCGTCTCCCAGAGCAGTGTGGCAAAGGGCGAGAGTCTGCTGGACACGGCGAAAAATCTGGAGGCGATGGGGGCGGAGGTGATAGTCATCAGGCACGGCATGTCCGGCGCGCCGCACCTTCTTGCCCGGCAGATAGGGGTTTCCGTTGTGAACGCCGGAGACGGCGCGAATGAGCATCCGAGTCAGGCGTTGCTTGACATGCTTACAATCCGGCGGGCGAAGGGGCGCATCAAGGGGCTCAGGGTTGTAATTGTGGGCGACATACTCAACAGCAGGGTTGCGCGGTCAAACATACACGCGCTTTTGAAACTGGGGGCGTCCGTCGGCATTGCGGGTCCCTGCTCAATGCTGCCGGCGGAATTTTCGGCGATGGGGGTGGACATATTTCACTCAATGGAGGAAGCCCTGCCCGGCGCGGATGTTGTTATCATGCTGAGGGTGCAGTCTGAAAGGGAGAGCGACCGCTATTTCCCTTCGCTCAGAGAGTATTTCAAGTTTTTCGGCCTTACGGAAGAGCGCATCAAACTTGCGCCGCCGGGGCTCGCCGTCCTGCATCCGGGGCCTATAAACAGGGGCGTTGAACTGACCTCTCAAGTGGCTTACGGGCCCGGCTCCGAGGTGCTGGAGCAGGTGGCAAACGGAATATCTGTGAGGATGGCGATACTGTATCTGCTGTGCGCAAGGCGGTCGGGAGGCAACTCGTGA
- a CDS encoding RelA/SpoT family protein gives MIRLGDIIDEAGASRELSIPDVGLINKAYVYSAKVHAGQKRSSGEPYLSHPLEVSLILAKLGLDTHTIATGLLHDTVEDTLATQEDIREMFGDEISRLVDGTTQVTKLSHSSSEERQAENFKKLILATARDVRVVLIKLADRLHNMRTLEFLPYERRKRIARETMDIYAPLAHRLGIGWLASELEDLSFKFLNPREYARIERKMSKGKRGRERKMEQTRKSLQERLSAAKINCEVSGRVKNIYGVYRKMRWQNLEFAELHDIIALRVITHSEGDCYLALGESHALWGAVPGKIKDYISLPKSNGYRSLHTAVMLPDGEQMEIQIRTHSMHEFAEKGIAAHWKYKDNSPNPDTAAGNSLSRIGDLAGSEDSFHPANFINSLKAELEPSVIYVYTPKAELIELPVGSSALDFAYRIHTDIGNRCLEAIVNRRPSSPLKPLKTGDIVEIKVSPDARPCEEWLDAVVTPEAKRRIRKYLSGMKRERSLDIGRNICERRLAAIGKNLSEMVASGEIDKSLQKLGHRTPDDFFRMVGYGAASARSLLEILDPGFEIEPEKMGRIEKILEKVADPESRKMISVEDEYVITRFPACCLPVPGEAIVGRITRGSGVVVHSSACEEGGSGAGEGETAVRVEWRDDFKGKATTGLSVVCADSDDVAAEVEETVASLGAEKVTGKLTRREEGRRYGFLLKVENIGLLEKVIDSLSLLEGVVSVERCGRALALR, from the coding sequence ATGATACGGCTGGGCGACATAATAGATGAGGCGGGAGCATCCCGCGAATTGTCCATACCGGACGTTGGCCTCATCAACAAAGCGTATGTGTATTCCGCCAAAGTTCACGCGGGGCAGAAAAGGTCTTCCGGAGAGCCGTACCTCAGCCACCCGCTTGAGGTTTCCCTTATCCTCGCAAAACTGGGGCTTGACACCCACACCATAGCAACCGGGTTGCTTCACGACACGGTTGAAGACACCCTCGCCACCCAGGAGGACATCAGGGAGATGTTCGGCGATGAAATATCGCGCCTTGTTGACGGAACCACCCAGGTGACCAAACTGTCGCACTCAAGCAGCGAGGAGCGGCAGGCGGAGAATTTTAAAAAACTCATTCTTGCAACGGCGAGGGACGTGAGGGTTGTCCTGATAAAACTTGCAGACCGCCTTCACAACATGAGAACGCTTGAGTTTCTTCCCTACGAAAGGCGGAAAAGAATCGCGAGGGAAACCATGGACATATACGCCCCGCTGGCGCACCGGCTCGGCATCGGGTGGCTTGCATCGGAACTTGAAGACCTCTCTTTCAAATTCCTCAACCCCCGCGAATACGCAAGAATAGAGCGGAAGATGAGCAAGGGAAAAAGGGGGCGCGAGCGCAAGATGGAGCAAACAAGGAAGAGCCTGCAAGAGCGGCTTTCCGCCGCGAAAATCAACTGCGAAGTTTCGGGCAGGGTGAAAAACATCTACGGCGTATACCGCAAAATGAGGTGGCAGAATCTGGAGTTTGCCGAACTTCATGACATCATCGCCCTTCGCGTGATAACACACTCAGAGGGCGACTGCTATCTCGCGTTGGGCGAGTCTCACGCGCTCTGGGGAGCCGTGCCGGGGAAAATTAAAGACTACATATCGCTTCCCAAGAGCAACGGCTACAGGTCTCTTCACACCGCCGTCATGCTTCCCGACGGAGAGCAGATGGAGATACAGATAAGAACGCATTCCATGCACGAGTTTGCCGAAAAGGGAATAGCCGCGCACTGGAAATACAAGGACAACTCACCGAACCCCGACACGGCGGCGGGAAACAGCCTCTCGCGAATAGGCGACCTTGCGGGTTCGGAAGACTCGTTTCATCCGGCAAACTTTATAAATTCCCTGAAGGCGGAACTTGAGCCGAGCGTCATATACGTTTACACGCCCAAGGCGGAACTCATAGAACTCCCCGTGGGCTCAAGCGCGCTTGACTTCGCCTACAGAATCCACACCGACATCGGCAACCGCTGTCTGGAGGCGATTGTAAACAGGCGGCCGTCATCGCCGCTCAAACCTCTCAAAACAGGCGACATAGTTGAGATAAAGGTCTCGCCGGACGCGCGCCCATGTGAGGAGTGGCTTGACGCGGTGGTAACTCCGGAGGCGAAAAGGCGCATCAGAAAATACCTGTCCGGAATGAAGCGGGAGCGCTCTCTGGACATAGGGCGCAATATATGCGAGAGGCGGCTTGCCGCAATAGGCAAAAATCTCTCCGAGATGGTAGCGTCCGGAGAGATTGACAAATCGCTTCAAAAACTCGGCCACCGGACCCCGGATGATTTCTTCCGCATGGTCGGCTACGGCGCCGCCTCGGCGAGAAGTCTGCTGGAAATCCTTGACCCCGGCTTTGAGATTGAGCCCGAAAAGATGGGAAGAATAGAGAAAATTCTTGAAAAGGTCGCCGACCCTGAAAGCAGAAAAATGATATCGGTTGAAGACGAATACGTGATTACCCGCTTTCCGGCGTGCTGTCTTCCCGTGCCGGGCGAAGCCATAGTGGGGCGCATAACGCGGGGGAGCGGGGTGGTTGTTCACTCATCGGCGTGCGAGGAGGGCGGAAGCGGCGCGGGGGAGGGCGAAACCGCCGTGCGCGTGGAGTGGCGGGATGACTTCAAGGGCAAGGCGACAACGGGGCTTTCCGTTGTATGCGCCGACAGCGATGATGTGGCGGCGGAGGTTGAGGAAACCGTGGCGTCTCTCGGCGCGGAAAAGGTAACGGGCAAACTCACCCGGCGTGAAGAGGGAAGACGGTACGGCTTTCTGTTGAAGGTGGAAAACATAGGGTTGCTTGAAAAGGTTATTGATTCGCTTTCACTGCTTGAGGGGGTTGTGTCCGTTGAAAGATGCGGAAGGGCTCTTGCGCTCAGGTAA
- the gmk gene encoding guanylate kinase, which yields MIFVISGPSASGKTTLVQHVRNVMPEVEFSISCTTRPERPQDKNDAHDYDFVDRETFERRVQEGYFAEWADVHGNFYGTPWNQINKASSTSGGTTDVILDVDVKGAQNIKERFPEAVLIFVVPPGIDELKNRLKRRNTETDESISQRLASLREELSVIDQYDYIIVNNTIEDSQREIESAIEIFRTRKERIDNVKKEYSG from the coding sequence ATGATATTTGTAATCTCAGGCCCCTCGGCAAGCGGAAAGACCACACTGGTTCAACATGTGAGGAATGTTATGCCGGAGGTGGAGTTTTCCATCTCCTGCACCACCCGCCCGGAGAGACCGCAAGACAAAAACGACGCGCACGACTACGATTTTGTTGACCGCGAAACCTTTGAGCGCCGCGTGCAGGAGGGCTACTTTGCCGAATGGGCGGACGTTCACGGCAATTTCTACGGAACTCCGTGGAATCAGATCAACAAGGCGTCTTCAACCTCCGGGGGAACTACGGACGTGATTCTGGATGTTGATGTGAAAGGAGCCCAAAACATAAAGGAAAGGTTTCCCGAAGCGGTTCTTATCTTTGTCGTTCCGCCGGGCATTGACGAACTCAAAAACCGCCTGAAAAGAAGAAACACAGAGACGGACGAAAGCATATCTCAGCGGCTTGCCTCTCTGCGAGAGGAACTTTCGGTCATAGACCAATACGACTACATAATCGTTAACAACACAATTGAGGATTCGCAAAGGGAGATAGAGTCCGCGATAGAGATTTTCAGAACGCGCAAGGAGCGCATAGACAACGTGAAGAAGGAGTATTCGGGGTGA
- the lepB gene encoding signal peptidase I, whose product MSGFFLSKDSKSSLRRNVESVLLALLLAFTVRAFIFQPFKIPSSSMEPALLVGDYIVVKKFAYGTRIPFSGIQIFDGGAIKRGDVVVFKRAERPGERKKNYFIKRVVATGGDAVQVRGRDIFVNGSKVTQSYAGSHTADGGAAFERYLQRFGEKSVNVIYRKGLSSTYKGIASSAFRVPEGHVFLMGDNRDNSQDSRLWGTVSGRDVVGKAVIVHWSWSFKNSLLPKVRWERIFSEIK is encoded by the coding sequence ATGTCCGGTTTTTTTTTAAGCAAAGATTCCAAATCGTCCTTGCGGCGGAATGTGGAATCAGTTCTTCTGGCGCTCCTGCTCGCCTTCACGGTCAGGGCGTTTATTTTCCAGCCTTTTAAGATACCGTCCTCCTCAATGGAGCCCGCGCTTCTCGTGGGAGACTACATAGTCGTCAAAAAATTCGCATACGGAACGCGGATTCCCTTTTCCGGCATACAAATTTTTGACGGCGGCGCAATTAAGCGCGGGGATGTTGTGGTTTTCAAAAGAGCGGAGCGCCCCGGAGAAAGAAAGAAAAACTATTTCATCAAAAGGGTTGTCGCCACCGGCGGTGATGCGGTTCAGGTGAGGGGCAGGGATATATTTGTGAACGGCTCCAAGGTAACGCAGTCTTACGCGGGCTCTCACACGGCGGACGGCGGCGCGGCGTTTGAGCGCTATTTGCAGAGGTTCGGGGAAAAGAGCGTCAACGTGATTTACCGCAAGGGGCTTTCCTCAACCTACAAGGGAATTGCCTCGTCCGCGTTCCGCGTTCCGGAGGGGCATGTTTTTCTTATGGGCGACAACCGCGACAACAGTCAGGACAGCCGTTTGTGGGGAACGGTTTCCGGGCGCGATGTGGTGGGGAAAGCCGTTATTGTTCACTGGTCGTGGAGTTTCAAAAACTCCCTTCTTCCGAAGGTGAGGTGGGAGAGAATTTTTTCAGAGATTAAATGA